The region TTGGCACCCTCCAGTTTGGGGAACTAAGCCTTGGTAAGGAAGAAAAAGGGCCTCTGATACAGGCTGAGGACACCGCTCTCCACCTAGCCCCTGTGTCTATTCCAGAAGCTCGGGCAGCCACAGCATCGCCTCCCACAGATGGGACCAGTGGATACTCTGCACGGGCAGACATCACAGATGAGAGCCCTGATGGAAAATTACCCGCCAGTTCCTTCTCTCCCACTGCACTGCTAGGAGAGGGGAGGCACTCACCCGGAGTGATCACAAGCCTGGGTGAACACATTCTTACACCTGATAGCTCCCTCACCAAGAGCCCTGAGTCCTTACCAAGCCCTGCCGTGGAAGATATTGTCATGGAGTGGGAAGGCAAAGTTCCAAAGTTGAAGGACAGACCCccagagcagaaggagaagggacccGAGCCCATGGATGAAGTCCTTCAGCAGCAGGGCAAAACCCTGGAACAGAGGGACACTGTCATGGAGCAGAGGGACACAGCCATCTGTCGTAAAGATGAGGTTCTGGAAGAGAAGGACAAGGCTGGGGAGCCGCAGGATCAGGCTGTGGAACAAAAAGGCAGAGACTCAGAACACAGGGAAACAGCCCCGGATCAGAAGGACCAGGCCCCAGAAAGAAAAGACGAAGACTTAGAACCTAAAGACAGAGGCTTAGAACACAGGGACACAGCCCCGGATCAGAAGGACCAGGCCCCGGAAGGAAAAGACGAAGACTTAGAACCTAAAGACAGAGGCTTAGAACACAGGGACACAGCCCCGGAACAGAAGGACCAGGCCCCGGAAGGAAAAGACGAAGACTTAGAACCTCAAGACAGAGGCTTAGAACACAGGGACACAGCCCTGGAACAGAAGGACCAGGCCCCGGAAGGAAAAGACGAAGACTTAGAACCTAAAGACAGAGGCTTAGAACACAGGGACACAGCCCTGGAACAGAAGGACCAGGCCTCGGAAGGAAAAGACGAAGACTTAGAACCTAAAGACAGAGGCTTAGAAGCAAAAGACAAGGCCCTAGAACAGGAGGACAAGGTCCCAGAAGGGAAAGATAAAATCTTAGCACAAAAAATCAGAGACTTGGAACATAAAGACACTGTTCCAAAAGACACGGTCCCTGAACTGAAGGGCAAGGCCTTAGAACAGAAAGATGAAGCCTCTGAACAGGACAAGGCCCCAGAAGAGAAGGACAAGGCCCAGAAGGACCAGGCCCCAGAACAGAAGGACCAGGCCTTAGCACAAAAATACTGGGCCCTCGAACAGAAGGCTGAAGCACTTGAACAAACCATTAAGGCCACtgaacaaaaagataaatttctggaagagaaagacaaaactcAGGAGCAGGAGAGCCCTGTGCAGGAGGATAAAACCATGGCACCAAAGGAAAAGATCCTAGAGGAAAAATCTCCAGAAAAAGTCAAGGCTGTGGAACAGAAAGAAGAAGCTGTGCTGGAGAAGAGCAAAGCTCTGGGGCTGGAAGAGAGCCCAGTGCAGGAGGACAAGGCCTGGGAGAAGTACCAGAAGGAGCAGGATGTGGTCCAGGAGTGGCGAGAAACATCTCCAAGCAGCAGAGAGCCGGCTGGAGAACAGAAGGAGCCTGCCCGGACGTGGGAGGACACATCTCCTGAGCAGGAGGACACGTACTGGAGGGGCAGAGAGGATGTGGTCCTGGAGCAGGACACGTACTGGCAGGAGCTGAGCTGTGAGCGGAAGGTCTGGTTCCCTCATGAGCTGGGGGGCCCGGGGGCCCGGCCACGGTACACAGAAGAGCGGGAGAGCACCTTCCTCGATGAGGGCCCGGATGATGAGCAGGAAGTGCCCCCCTTGGAGCACACACCCCAGAGTCCCTGGGCCTCGGACTTCAAGGGCTTTCAGGAGCCCGCACCACAGAAGGGGCTGGAGGTGGAGCGCTGGCTTGCGGAGTCACCAGTTGGGCTGCCACCAGAGGAAGAGGACAAGCTGACCCGCTCCCCCTTTGAGATCATCTCTCCTCCGGCCTCCCCGCCGGAGATGGCTAGACAGAGGGTTCTGCCGGCCCCAGGGCAAGAGAGCCCCATCCCAGATCCTAAGCTCCTGCCACCCATGAGGGACGAGCCCACCACCCGCTCCTGGCTGGCTGACATCCCACCATGGGTGCCCAAGGAcagacccctgccccctgcacccctctccccagctcccgCTCCCCCGACGCCTGCCCCAGAGCCACATACTCCTGCACCCTTCTCCTGGGGCACAGCTGAGGATGAGGGTGTggtggctgcagtgcaggaggggGCAGCTGAGCTGGAAGGCGGGCCATACTCCCCGCTAGGGAAGGACTACCGCAAGGccgaagaagaaagggaaggagaagtgGGGGTTCCTGACCACAGCCCCCGGAGCTCACAGGTCCCCAAGGCCGGCGAGAGCCATGCCTCTGAGGAGCCCGAGCAGACCGAGCCAGAGCAGAGAGAGCCCACTCCCTATCCAGACGAGCGGAGCTTCCAGTACGCAGACATCTACGAGCAGATGATGCTCACGGGGCTGGGCCCCGCCTGCCCCACTAGAGAGCCTCCACTTGGAGCTGCTGGGGACTGGCCCCCCCACATCTCAACCAAGGAGGAAGCTGCTGGCCGAGACACACCTGCAGAGAAGGAGCTTTCATCTCCTGTCTCACCCCATCGCCTCCAATTCGACACTCCAGCCTTTAGCTATGCAGCCCTGGCAGGACCCACTGTGCCCCCCAGGCAGGAGCCTGAGCCGGGGCTAGGCATGGACCCCAGCCTCGTCCCACCTGCGGTACCCCCCCGTGCTCCTATCCCCCAGAGCCAAGGCCCAAGCCCGCCGCTGAACGGTCACATCCTGAGCTGCAGTCCAGATCGGAGAACCCCCTCCCCCAAGGAGCCAGGCCGTGGTCCCTGGGATGACAGCCCCAGTGACTCGGAGCTGGAGAAGGGGGCTCGGGAGCAACCCGAAAAAGAGGCCCAGTCCCCAAGTCCCCCGTACCCCACGCCCGCTGGCCCCTCCGCCTTGTGGCCTGAAAGCGAGACACGTACCAGCCCTTCCTCGGACTCACACCTGGGTCCTGCCCGACCCAGCCTGGACTTCCCTGCATCAGCCTTTGGTTTCTCCTCACTGCAGCCGGCGCCTCCACAGCTACCCTCTCCAGCGGAACCCCGCTCAGCACCCTGTGGGTCgcttgccttctctggggaccGGGCTTTGGCTCTGGCTCCAGGACCCCCCGCCAGAGCCCGGCATGATGAGTACCTCGAAGTGACCAAGGCCCCCAGCCTGGACTCGTCGCTGCCCCAGCTGCCATCACCCGGATCTCCCGGCACCCCTCTCCTCTCCAGTCTGCCGAGGCCCGCCTCTCCCGTGCTGTCTGAAGGCTCCTCCTCGGAGGCCACCACACCTGTGATGTCAAGCGTGGCTGAGCGCTTCCCTCCTGGTCTGGGAGCTGCAGAACCAGGGTCCATAGAGCTGGTCCCAGGAATGGAAGCCGCTGCCCAtggcctctgggacctcgctcctcTGAGCCCAGCACCTCCAGCGTCCCTAGACTTGGCCCCAGCTCCGGCTCCAAGCCTGCCCGGGGACATGGATGACGGCACCCTGCCCTGTCGCCTGGAGTGCTCAGGGGCGGCCGCCAAGAAGCCAAGCCCCTCCCAGGGCCCCTCTGGAGCTGGTGCCACCAATGGTCCAACTGAAACCAGCCCCAAGCCCCCAGGCCCTACCCCAGCCGACGCTGAGGCCTGCCCTGCCTGGGAGCGTGGGGCCTGGCCTGAGGGAGCCGAGAGGAGCCCCCGGCCTGACACGCTGCTCTCCTCTGAGCAGCCGCCATGCCCTGGAGCAGCCCCTGGAGACCAGCCTAGAAGCAGCTCCCCCGAGACGGAGGCTGGGCCCCAGGGCTGTGCCGCTGAACCCCGGCCCCACCGCGGGGAgctctccccctccttcctgaaccctcctctgcCTCGGTCCACGGATGACAGCGACCCCCCAACTGAAGAGGCTCGGCTGGTAGGGAGAGGGGGGCGGCGCCGGGCAGGAGCCCCAGGGGCCACAGGGGGCCCGTGCCCCGTGGCAGATGAGACACCCCCAACATCAGCCAGCGACTCAGGCTCCTCACAGTCAGATTCTGATGTTCCGCCAGAAACTGAGGAGTGTCCATCCATCACAGCTGAGGCAGCCCTTGACTCAGATGAAGATGGGGACTTCCTGCCTGTGGACAAAGCTGGTGGGGTCAGTGGGACCCACCATCCCAGGCCCGGCCATGACCCGCCCCCGCTCCCTCAGCCAGACCCTCGGCCAGCCCCTCCCCGTCCTGACGTGTGCATGGCTGACCCCGAGGGGCTCAGCTCAGAGTCTGGAAGGGTAGAGAGGCTAcgggagaaggagaaggcacaGGGGAGAGTTGGCCGCAGGGCCCCGGGTAGGGCCAAGCCAGCGTCTCCTGCCCGTCGTCTGGATCTTCGGGGAAAACGCTCACCCACCCCTGGTAAAGGGACTGCAGATCGAGCCTCCCGGGTCCCACCCCGACCACGCAGCACTCCAAGCCAGGTCACCCCAGCAGAGGAAAAAGATGGACACAGCCCCATGTCCAAAGGCTTAGTCAATGGACTCAAGGCAGGCCCAAGTAAGTATAACATGGAGAGTGGGAGACTGGTTTGGGTCTGGGTGTGGGCTGGTCAGGGGCTCCAGTGGGAGGAAGGAAGACAGTTGCCAAAAGAGTTCTCCTCTCCCTCTACAATGAGTCCTGTGTTGTCTCTACAGCGGCCTTGGGTTCCAAGGGCAGCTCTGGTGCCCCTGTCTACGTGGATCTCGCCTACATCCCGAATCACTGCAGCGGCAAGACTGCTGACCTTGACTTCTTCCGACGAGTGCGTGCGTCCTACTATGTGGTCAGTGGGAACGACCCTGCCAATGGCGAGCCGAGCAGGGCTGTGCTGGATGCCCTGCTGGAGGGCAAGGCCCAGTGGGGGGAGAATCTTCAGGTGAGTGGCAAGGAACACCAGGGAGGCGGTCTGGTCAGAGTTTGCTCAGAGCAACAGTGAACACAGTCTCTGTTCAAAGCCTTGGCTCTGGTCCTTCCTGAACCATCAGGTGCCCATCCCCCGACTTCCCTTCCCTCCGCATTCTCACCTCAGGCTGTCTTGTCTCCTACCCAGGTGACTCTGATCCCTACTCATGACACGGAGGTGACGCGTGAGTGGTACCAGCAGACccatgagcagcagcagcagctgaacgTTCTAGTCCTGGCCAGCAGCAGCACCGTGGTCATGCAGGACGAGTCCTTCCCTGCCTGCAAGATTGAGTTCTGAAAGAGCCACTCTCCCTTCCCCGAGGATCCGCTCCCCCAGCTCCCCTAGAAGATGGCTACTGCTGAGTCCTTTGGGGTCGAGGGACatgggagttgggggagggggtggggtggacagGATGTCTCGTGGGAACTTAGGCTGGGCTAACGGGAGGAGTCATCCTTCCCCCTCATCCACATCTGAAACGAGTCTCCAAACCAAAGGTAACCAGGATTAGGATAGGGAGAGAATGCAAAATTAGGACACGAGGTCATCTGATGCCTGAGGACCCTGGAGTGACACCCTCTCTTAGCACTGCCCAATGCTGGTGATGGAGTGGAGAGTGAGGATGGGCCTCAGAGAGCAGCCTCTTCCCTCATGGAGGAAGGTCACATCCCCAACCCCAGGGACCTCTTAATCTATTTAATTTAGCATCCCACAGAAGGACTTCCAGTAGTAATTTATGTGACCTGGGGGTAGGATACTGTCAGTGAGGTGTTCAGAGCTGCGCCCTTTGGTCCATCTCCCATTCCCTTCCCCATCAGAGTCTGGGTTCTGGCAGGGATCTGGGGGTACGCCACTGCTACACTGTCCCACTGCTTCCCTCCGTGTCTGAATGTCTCAGTCCAAAACTTGAAGCTCTTTTTTGACCAACAGATTGGTGAGGAGAAGAAAGGAGCTTATCCTCCTAGCCCCTGCTTCATACCATTCACATCCCAGAGCCATGCCCAGACCAGGCCTGCTGGGCAGCACAAAGGAGCGAGGAGAGCCCGGCCTCACTCGCGGAATCTTTCCAAGCTCCCTGACCTTCGGAGATTTTCACCCGCCCATTCCAACTCTCCTGATCCCTTCTCATCCCTGCTTGGCTTATCTGCATGTGGTCACCTGCTGTGGCCTGGTGTGTAATGGGTTAAAAGCCACTGCCTGACATCCAAACACTTGACACCCCGGCAATGTGTGACTCCCCCAACATTCCATTCTGCCATCCTGCAGCTGAAATGGGGACGCTGGCTGCCTTTCCAGCTCCACACTCTGGGACAGAGGATCTGGGAGGCGGAGGCCATGCCAGAGGACTTGGGGataaggagagggaggaaggcaaAAGGGAGAGGAAGCTGAGCCAAGGCTGAACTCTGACTGAGGGAGATGAAAACAGGCCGAAAATACCACCCCGGGAGAGGACCTCACCCCAAGCAAGCCAATAAGAGCTCTGCCAGACTGCTGCGGGACTGAGAAATCCAGACGCTCTTGTTAGGACTCGGCTTCTCTGCCAAATGACTGTGTGGAAACCAGATCGAGCCCGCCTGTGTTCTTCCAGCTCCCCCTCTCCCGTGCTGCTGTGCTCTGCTCCTCCCCACTCTTCCCTGCTCTAGTTCCCAGCTGCTGTAACGGAGCCGCCTCCAACTCTAACAATAAATCCAGTTCATTACAGATGTTCCAGTGAGGCTTAGGCTTTTTCTCACTCTACTCATTGCTCAGTTGCTGGGCCCTGGCTTCTGCCTCTCTGCTTCTACCAGTGTTGTCATTTATCTCAGTGCCTTTGATGACTGGAGGCAGTTCCAAGACCCAGGCAGGCCTAAGAATACAGGGTGGGTGAAGGGCGAAAAAGTCACGGGAAGCCAGCATAACTTCTAAAAACCGGTGAGAGTGCCCAAGGATGGGGAATAGGAACTGAGCGTAGGGACACACGTTtggtttgggggaggggagagaagccaGAGCGGGTGGGGGCAGGGTCTCTGAAGAAGGGGAACTACGTACCATGGGGTCAAGAGCTTAGGGCAGAATAACCAGCATCAGACACCTTTTgcacaaagtgaagtcactcagtcgtgtccgactctgactctactccgtggactgtagcctatcaggctcctccatccatgggattttccaggcaagaatactggagtgggttgccatttccttctccaggggatcttcctgacccagcgatcgaacacaggtctcccacatttgcaggcagatgcttcaccctctgagccaccagggaagacccagaacCTTGCACAGGAGAACATCAAAGAGGCAAGGAGTTGAGGGGGCTCTATGAGATCCAGAGCCTATTGAGATTGTAAACAGCTTTCACCTGTGCAGTCAGGATTTCCAGCAAGTAAACTGTTGGATTTTCCTCTGCAATGAAACCCTTTATAGTCCTGGGTATGTCAGGAGAGGCCACATTATAAGTGTGAATACATGGGGAGGGGGATATTCCAGCCTTCCTAGTGTTCCCGGCTCTCCCAGTGTAAAGACGTCAAGGGAGTAAAGAAAGAGCATAACCCCTATATATCAACTCCTCCTGACACTCCCAAGCATCAGAGTTAAAATGAGAGTGATTCCAACAATCTGGTGAGAAGGCATCGTACCTTTGGCACTTCACAGAGATAGAACCTCTCTTCCTGGTAACATGACTTATTTAAGAAATTTTGGGATGGTGGGCTGACAGTCATAAGGACTTCCTGGGATGCCTGATCTCCATACTTTTATAGCCCATTCCTGCTCAATTACAGTGGCTTCTGACTGGTTTAGATTAATTTAGTCAACAGACATGCTTGCTTGATCTACATTCATAATCATTCTTGAATTCACAAGGacatcatcaccaccactatgattcttattatttcttatttattgagcactcatAATGTTCCAGCCCTCCCCTCCAACCTCTCTCACTCATCTCCATTCCCAACCCCAGGTCTTTGGGAAAAGCTTCATAATCACACCTGGCCCTAAAGACATAATGATATAAGGACAAATCTCTTGGGGACCCTGGAGTATTTGGTCTTTGGCCAGTCTGTCTCTGGCGTGactacagaaatatatatatatataatctttgcTCATGTCTGTACAATAATGATCTCTGCTGATTGCTTAAAATAGAACCTGATTTTCTCTACTACAACATTTCCTAAGCCATATAGCCTCTCAACAAAAGGAGGCCCAGCTTTCCAGATTAGCCAAGAACCCCACTGCATTTTAAGTAGGTTACTCTGAAATTTTCACAGCAAACTAATACCTGTTTTTCCCTAGAGCTACTGCCCAGAGGAATAGGACTAGGGCCGAGAGGGCACTTGGGGATGATAAGGAAACCCCCATAAGCCCAATCTAAAAATTAGTGGTCATGATGGATGTTTGCTGGGGAAAGGAGCTCTCTTTTTCCCCCAGACGTTTCAGACAGCCATCCTGGGCCCACCTGAGGATGCTAACAAAGACAAGTGTCCCCCAAATGCACATATAGTCTAAGGGTACCTTGAAAAGTTGTGAATACTCCCCAGAAAAGTGGAGACCTTGGAGTCCCTTTTGTACCCGTAGATGGTGTCTTCAGCAGTTAAGTGGTATTTCCTTTACCAGTCTTGGATTTCCTGGGATGATCAGAGTATGTTAGGTAATGATAGACCCGTCTAACCCTTGAAGGAAATCATCGTATTCAAGTCTGATGGCTGGGTGAGAAGTCAATGGCTGCTTTGAACATGAAATTGGCTCCTCCCCAAGCCCAGCCCTGGCACAGATGTGCTTCAATGCCAAGAGGACTGCTTCCTCAGACACCTCTGGTGAGATTCAAGGCCTTAATGCTGGCAGGTGAGTTAGGCAACAGAACAAGTTGCTAGCTCAAATGGCTGGTATAGTGTGACACCACTAATGAGAAAATGATGAGTCACATGTTGCTGGTGGAAGGGGGGCGTTCTGGTCAGGGGCTAGAGACTGGCTCTGAGGGTTTGCATTGCTAGGTGGACACTGGACTTGGGGAACTTCCTCTCTGGACAGCTGGTCAATCAGCTCAGGGACCACATAGGACTGCTGCTGCTTCACCCACTCTGAGACCTCCTGGGCCTGCAGAGCACCCTCCCCAGGGAACTCTAAGGGAGGGTTATCAACCTCAGGTGTGTCCGGAGACAACAAATTGATTGCAGAAGCCTCTTGGGCCAGCCTGCCAATGTCCACAGAGAATTCCTGGCACGATTGGCTGAGCTCCTCAGGGATCTCTTGGGTGGGCCTGCCAACTTCCCCAAGGACTTCCTGGGCCAGGCCACCAACCCCTACAGGGAACCCATGGACCAGCCTGCCAATCTCTACAGGGACCCCCTGGCATGGCTGGTTGACCTCCTCAGAGTTCTGGCAAAGTTCACAAACTTCCTTGGAGACTTTCTGGTACAGCTGGCTGGCATCCTCGCATGGTTGGCTGATTTGAGGGACCTCCTGGCATGTCTGGTCAACATCATCATGGTTCTCCTCGCATGGCTGGCAGATGTCAGAGACCTGCTGGCATGGCTGGTTGACCTCTTCAGGGATGTCCTGGCATGGTTGGCTGACCTCCTCAGCAACTTCCTGGCACGGCTTCTTGGTTTCCACAGGTGGTTCCTGTGGGGACTGGTTTTGTTCAAAAGGCTCTTGCTGCCCTTCTAAAGGGGGCTCTTGTGCGCCACTCCCAGGGGCCTCCTGGAGCAGCCCAAGGCCTTGATATTCTTCAGTCACATGTGAGCTTACGGAGGGCTGATCACTGAAGCCAAAAGGGCAGTTACCATCCACTGCAGTAGGGGAGGAAGGACCAGCACTGGACACAGTGCTGGAAGGGCCGCTGCTGTCTGCAAAGCAAAGCCAGGAGACCAAGTCAGACAAGCTGGAAGCACTGCCTCTACTCTGTGTCTGTAGTTCAAATGCCAGAACAGATGGTCTTTATTACTGATGTCTTGGGGAATGAGGGTCTGAATTCTTCCTAAGTTATACAGAGACTCCTAAGTTAGCCTAGCCCAGGAACTGTTGCTCTGGCCTAATGTGTACTACTGGAGTAACACTAAGGGACAGCTAAGATTTCAGAGTGAGTACTGAGGCCCACTTCATCCAGTTCTTTCATAAATGTACGCCCATCCCAACTCCAAATTCCCATGACCCCTCATTCCTACTTTGGAAGCATATGAACACTTCATATCAGTGGTTCATAATTAGGGTTACATACCAAAATtatgggaaatttttttaaaatacatatttccaGGTTCTATCTTCAGAAATCCTAATTCTATAGATTTACAGTAAAGGTGTGGGATGTTAAAACACTCCCAGTTAAATCTGACATACATCTTTCGttaagaattatttctttaaagcttATTTCTGGGGCAGATGTAATCATTGTTTACTACCCAAGGAACAAGTAAGCAGGAAAATGTAGAAAAACTTTGTGAATCAGAGCATTAGGAAGGAAAGTGATTTACTCCAAGGTGGAAGACTGCCATAGAACAGCAGCAGTTCTTAATTAACCTTTCTGGAGGTCACTGACCCCTTTGAAATTCTAATGAAAGTCACGGACTATCTTCCCAGAAAAATGTGCATATGGATATCCTCGGTAATGTTTACATATAATTCCTAGAGTTTGTAGACTTTACCCTGAAATCCATCCATAGATCCAGGTTAGGACCCTCTAAGTTTTGGGACACACAGTGTTCCAGGTTTATggatattatatacatataaaatataaaaatgaatttcctAGATTCTGACAGTAGTAAAATGAAAGACTTAAGTCTTTAATTACACTGCGGGACAACTCCTACCCCAACCTCTACTTCTTCATTGATCCTTACAGGGAACTAATTTACCTTTCCCTTTGTAAATTCTGTATTTATTGATGGTACGATAGCTTTATATTTAAACCACTCTAATATCAACAATGATAGATTTTAGAAATAAAGGACACCTGAATATATTGCCATGAGGAGAACTGGCAGAGTTGGTAAGCCTGAGTCTGAAAACTCAATGATTCATTAATCTTTGAATTTAAGGAATGCCAGCTATCTCTTTTCTGTAAAGGATCATAGGAGGCATGCttcaagcagaaaaaaaagaagaatgtggTTTGGGGTCAACAAGGCCTATTGAGGGCAGACAGACcccaaagaaaatgtttataagtGAACTACACATCTGatactgagattttaaaaaaagaagaaaaaagatgtaaGCTGAGTTCACCCAAGGATGATGAAGTAGTAGCCTTAATATTCAGCTAGTAGTCTGATTCAGACAAATCAAAGAAttcagacagaaaacagaagtggAAGAAAGGTAAGATTTCTAGGGCACAGAACCTATAAACACTACTGGACAGAGAAAAAGGCTCAATGGCAAGGTGAGTGTAGAATAATCTGAAATTCAGGGGAAAAATTCTTGGTGCCAGGAAGGAAAGCTGCTTCTGCATAAAGGGTGTCAGAAGTGTAAAATTCTACAAGTTTACTCCAATGCTAAAATATGAATCTTTGCTTCAGTTCTAtccaagtaaaataataaaagccatgtTTGATTTTAGGTAGTCCCTGGAGGATTCTTCCACTGCCAGTGTCTCTGCCCCTAATCGCCCAGATATCACCACAGGTCTCTCTCCCTACCTACAATTACCCTAAGAATTCCTTGTGGTTCCACTGTTCACCCTGTTACCAAGGATAAATAGCGATAGGCTGAGATTATAAAGTAGAGATGGGAAAGAGCAGCACCTGAGCTTGAATTAACAAATGAGAACAGACAACTGGAAAGGAGGGACATGTAGAAAATAATAGATGATTCTAGTTTCTTTCTCCCAGCTTTTCTATATATCCAGGGTCCCTCCCAAGTCACTTTTACTTGAGAAGGCTGTGGTCAACCAAATAGGGATCTAAGGAGAAGGCAGCCTTCATCTTTTCTTCCCCAAAGGACCCCCTCGGCCACTATCATTTAGGAGCCCCTCTAgtgagataaagaatccacctgcagtgcaggagacctgggttcatctcctggattgggaagatctcctggagaagggaaatgactacccaccccagtattcttgcctggtgaattccacagacagacgagcctggcaggcaacagtccataggttgcaaagagtcagacacgactgagcaactaacactttcactttcttcccagTAAGATAGAGGGGATGTGGAGGACAGAGGTGATGGACGAGAGAGAGGAAACAGATG is a window of Bos indicus isolate NIAB-ARS_2022 breed Sahiwal x Tharparkar chromosome 21, NIAB-ARS_B.indTharparkar_mat_pri_1.0, whole genome shotgun sequence DNA encoding:
- the MAP1A gene encoding microtubule-associated protein 1A isoform X1 encodes the protein METEAGPGRPRGVAMETSPGLGLRSPGSPPAQNPAEPLREAGAVVAAARWDLRKHSLLIVIGDIATESQLRAVRAHLEQGILSWNIDLSSIDLNQQLRLFITRHLAHFSSEVKGQRTLCHQSEILETVILVNPSADSISSEVHHLLSSPSAHKLLILSGQSLEPGGDLILQSGTYSYQNFAQVLQNPEIAQLLSNRDPGIQAFLTVSCLGEGDWSHLGLSSSQETLHLRLNPEPTLPTMDGVAEFSEYVSETVDVPSPFDLLEPPTSGGFLKLSKPCCYIFPGGRGDSALFAVNGFNILVDGGSDRKSCFWKLVRHLDRIDSVLLTHIGADNLPGINGLLQRKVAELEEEQSQGSSSYSDWVKNLISPELGVVFFNVPDKLRLPDASRKAKRSIEEACLTLQHLNRLGIQAEPLYRVVSNTIEPLTLFHKMGVGRLDMYVLNPVKDSKEMQFLMQKWAGNSKAKTGIVLANGKEAEISVPYLTSITALVVWLPANPTEKIVRVLFPGNAPQNKILEGLEKLRHLDFLRYPVATQKDLATGAVPASLKPSKIKQRADSKESLKATTKTPVGKLAKREEVAEEGAKEARSELAKELAKTEKKAKESSEKPPEKPAKPERVKTESSEALKAEKRKLIKDKVGKKHLKEKISKLEEKKDKEKKEIKKERKELKKDEGRKEEKKDAKKEEKKKDTKPEVKKISKPDLKPFTPEVRKTLYKAKAPGRVKMDKSRATRGEKELSSEPRTPPAQKGAAPLPARELALSSPEDLTQDFEELKREERELLTEQRDEKPLPLDTAEEGLPSTAAQVAPPSVPGLEAEVPVVKEKEVVPDVPEERGIKDRGPDSGAETEEEKDTWEEKKPKEAEGLPDRTEAREESEPEVKEDVIEKAELEEMEELPPSDEEEEEETKAEGFYQKHLQEALKVTPGGKEALGGRELGLQGKAPEKETSSFLSSLATPAGATEHVSYIQDETIPGYSETEQTISDEEIHDEPEERAAPPRFPTGTYDLPGPEGPGPFEASQPADSAVPATASKAYGAPETELTYPPNMVAAPLAEEEHVSSATSITECDKLSSFATSVAEDQSVASLTAPQTEETGKSSLLLDTVTSIPSSRTEATQGLDYVPSAGTISPTSSLEEDKGFKSPPYEDFSVTGESEKRGEMVGRGLSGERALEGEEEEETANVQMSEKLHGQYGPPMFAAPGHALHPGEPALGEAEERCLSPDDSTVKMASPPPSGPPSATHTPFHQSPVEEKSEPQDFQEADSWGDTKSIPGVGKEVAAEETAKPGPDKGALEEEGKASPPRSPQAQEVSISIAGGQAGRTIQLLPEQDKAIVLETVEAEEPAGPVPETEALPGDLRTSLQELGEPQKEEVLQIPDRGLSPEEAESLSVLSVVSPDAAKKQDATPRSPCGLTEQRLHTDLWPQGSPEDIRSLSLSEESPSKETSLDISSKQLSPESLGTLQFGELSLGKEEKGPLIQAEDTALHLAPVSIPEARAATASPPTDGTSGYSARADITDESPDGKLPASSFSPTALLGEGRHSPGVITSLGEHILTPDSSLTKSPESLPSPAVEDIVMEWEGKVPKLKDRPPEQKEKGPEPMDEVLQQQGKTLEQRDTVMEQRDTAICRKDEVLEEKDKAGEPQDQAVEQKGRDSEHRETAPDQKDQAPERKDEDLEPKDRGLEHRDTAPDQKDQAPEGKDEDLEPKDRGLEHRDTAPEQKDQAPEGKDEDLEPQDRGLEHRDTALEQKDQAPEGKDEDLEPKDRGLEHRDTALEQKDQASEGKDEDLEPKDRGLEAKDKALEQEDKVPEGKDKILAQKIRDLEHKDTVPKDTVPELKGKALEQKDEASEQDKAPEEKDKAQKDQAPEQKDQALAQKYWALEQKAEALEQTIKATEQKDKFLEEKDKTQEQESPVQEDKTMAPKEKILEEKSPEKVKAVEQKEEAVLEKSKALGLEESPVQEDKAWEKYQKEQDVVQEWRETSPSSREPAGEQKEPARTWEDTSPEQEDTYWRGREDVVLEQDTYWQELSCERKVWFPHELGGPGARPRYTEERESTFLDEGPDDEQEVPPLEHTPQSPWASDFKGFQEPAPQKGLEVERWLAESPVGLPPEEEDKLTRSPFEIISPPASPPEMARQRVLPAPGQESPIPDPKLLPPMRDEPTTRSWLADIPPWVPKDRPLPPAPLSPAPAPPTPAPEPHTPAPFSWGTAEDEGVVAAVQEGAAELEGGPYSPLGKDYRKAEEEREGEVGVPDHSPRSSQVPKAGESHASEEPEQTEPEQREPTPYPDERSFQYADIYEQMMLTGLGPACPTREPPLGAAGDWPPHISTKEEAAGRDTPAEKELSSPVSPHRLQFDTPAFSYAALAGPTVPPRQEPEPGLGMDPSLVPPAVPPRAPIPQSQGPSPPLNGHILSCSPDRRTPSPKEPGRGPWDDSPSDSELEKGAREQPEKEAQSPSPPYPTPAGPSALWPESETRTSPSSDSHLGPARPSLDFPASAFGFSSLQPAPPQLPSPAEPRSAPCGSLAFSGDRALALAPGPPARARHDEYLEVTKAPSLDSSLPQLPSPGSPGTPLLSSLPRPASPVLSEGSSSEATTPVMSSVAERFPPGLGAAEPGSIELVPGMEAAAHGLWDLAPLSPAPPASLDLAPAPAPSLPGDMDDGTLPCRLECSGAAAKKPSPSQGPSGAGATNGPTETSPKPPGPTPADAEACPAWERGAWPEGAERSPRPDTLLSSEQPPCPGAAPGDQPRSSSPETEAGPQGCAAEPRPHRGELSPSFLNPPLPRSTDDSDPPTEEARLVGRGGRRRAGAPGATGGPCPVADETPPTSASDSGSSQSDSDVPPETEECPSITAEAALDSDEDGDFLPVDKAGGVSGTHHPRPGHDPPPLPQPDPRPAPPRPDVCMADPEGLSSESGRVERLREKEKAQGRVGRRAPGRAKPASPARRLDLRGKRSPTPGKGTADRASRVPPRPRSTPSQVTPAEEKDGHSPMSKGLVNGLKAGPTALGSKGSSGAPVYVDLAYIPNHCSGKTADLDFFRRVRASYYVVSGNDPANGEPSRAVLDALLEGKAQWGENLQVTLIPTHDTEVTREWYQQTHEQQQQLNVLVLASSSTVVMQDESFPACKIEF